One genomic region from Rosa rugosa chromosome 1, drRosRugo1.1, whole genome shotgun sequence encodes:
- the LOC133716739 gene encoding naringenin,2-oxoglutarate 3-dioxygenase: MAPTPTTLTAIAGEKTLQQSFVRDEDERPKVAYNQFSNEIPIISLSGIEEVDGRRAEICKKIVEACEDWGVFQIVDHGIDSKLISEMTSLAREFFALPPEEKLRFDMTGGKKGGFIVSSHLQGEAVQDWREIVTYFSYPVRHRDYSRWPDKPEGWRDVTKQYSDELMGLACKLLEVLSEAMGLEKEALTKACVDMDQKVVVNYYPKCPQPDLTLGLKRHTDPGTITLLLQDQVGGLQATRDGGKTWITVQPVEGAFVVNLGDHGHFLSNGRFKNADHQAVVNSNHSRLSIATFQNPAQEAIVYPLKVREGEKPILEEPITYTEMYKKKMSNDLELARLKKLAKEQVQDSEKAKLEAKPVDNIFA; encoded by the exons ATGGCCCCTACTCCTACTACTCTGACCGCCATAGCGGGGGAGAAGACCCTCCAACAGAGCTTCGTCCGCGACGAAGACGAGCGCCCCAAGGTGGCCTACAACCAATTCAGCAACGAAATTCCGATCATTTCCCTCTCCGGCATCGAAGAGGTCGACGGCCGCCGCGCTGAGATATGCAAGAAGATCGTCGAGGCCTGCGAGGACTGGGGCGTTTTCCAGATTGTTGATCACGGCATCGACTCCAAGCTCATCTCGGAAATGACCAGTCTCGCCAGAGAGTTCTTCGCTTTGCCACCGGAGGAAAAGCTCCGGTTCGACATGACCGGTGGCAAAAAGGGTGGCTTCATCGTCTCCAGCCATTTAcag GGAGAGGCGGTGCAGGACTGGCGCGAGATTGTGACCTACTTCTCATACCCGGTGCGCCACCGCGACTACTCGAGGTGGCCCGACAAGCCGGAGGGATGGAGAGATGTGACCAAGCAGTACAGTGACGAGCTGATGGGCTTGGCATGCAAGCTATTGGAGGTTTTATCAGAGGCCATGGGTTTAGAGAAGGAGGCATTGACCAAGGCATGTGTGGACATGGACCAAAAGGTTGTGGTGAATTACTACCCGAAATGCCCCCAACCGGACCTCACTCTCGGACTCAAGCGCCACACAGATCCCGGTACAATTACCCTTTTGCTCCAGGACCAAGTCGGTGGACTTCAGGCCACCAGGGATGGCGGAAAGACGTGGATCACCGTTCAACCTGTGGAAGGAGCCTTTGTGGTCAACCTTGGAGATCATGGACAT TTTCTGAGCAATGGGAGGTTCAAGAACGCCGATCACCAGGCGGTGGTGAACTCGAACCACAGCAGGTTGTCCATAGCCACATTCCAGAACCCGGCTCAGGAGGCAATAGTCTACCCACTTAAGGTCAGGGAAGGAGAGAAGCCCATTCTGGAGGAGCCAATCACTTACACTGAGATGTACAAGAAGAAGATGAGCAACGACCTTGAGCTAGCCAGGCTGAAGAAGCTTGCAAAGGAACAAGTTCAGGACTCGGAGAAAGCCAAACTTGAGGCCAAGCCAGTGGATAATATTTTTGCCTag
- the LOC133727192 gene encoding gibberellin-regulated protein 1-like, producing MGALSRTLMASLVLSFLLILLLAEADHQTVMDLNHAAAPSPLPPTIDCGVACNGRCKLSSRSRLCKRACGSCCNKCNCVPPGTAGNLDACPCYANLTTHNQTRKCP from the exons ATGGGAGCCTTGTCGAGAACGCTGATGGCTTCACTGGTTCTCTCTTTTCTGCTAATTCTCCTTCTGGCCGAAGCAGATCACCAGACCGTCATGGACCTCAATCACGCTGCAGCTCCCAGCCCCTTACCCCCCACCATAG ATTGTGGAGTGGCTTGTAATGGAAGGTGCAAACTATCGTCCCGGTCACGCCTGTGCAAAAGGGCGTGCGGAAGTTGCTGTAACAAGTGCAACTGTGTTCCTCCGGGCACTGCCGGCAACTTGGATGCTTGCCCTTGCTACGCTAATCTCACCACCCACAACCAAACCCGCAAATGCCCTtaa